The following coding sequences lie in one Pseudoalteromonas sp. Scap06 genomic window:
- a CDS encoding restriction endonuclease has translation MIPSYQEFMRPFLKIAHQADGKEVRLRDVINQLADKFCLSEAEREETLPSGRQSILDNRVGWARTYLTKAGLLETTRRAHFVITARGISALQDPSVKIDNDYLKQFDEFVAFKQKTNESDTPSVDVESDITPDEALRVAYKKINDALAQDILDRTRKVTPAFFEDLLIELLVAMGYGGTGEGAAHALGKTGDNGVDGVIDQDPLGVDQIYIQAKRYAKGNNVGAGDIRDFFGALNLKKAQKGIFITTSEFTASAIETAQNLGTRIVLINGTELAKLMLRYNIGSRDEQVLHLKKIDEEFFEG, from the coding sequence ATGATCCCAAGTTATCAAGAATTCATGCGCCCCTTTCTCAAAATTGCTCATCAAGCTGATGGCAAAGAAGTTAGGTTACGCGATGTGATAAATCAGTTAGCTGATAAGTTCTGTTTATCTGAAGCTGAACGTGAAGAGACACTGCCAAGCGGCAGACAATCTATTCTTGATAACCGTGTTGGTTGGGCTAGGACTTACCTAACCAAAGCAGGCTTGCTTGAAACCACACGACGAGCACATTTTGTGATCACCGCTCGTGGTATATCAGCTTTGCAAGATCCCAGTGTTAAAATTGACAATGACTATCTCAAGCAATTTGATGAATTTGTCGCATTTAAACAAAAGACAAATGAATCTGATACGCCTAGTGTTGATGTAGAATCAGACATTACCCCTGATGAAGCACTAAGAGTCGCCTACAAAAAGATTAACGATGCTCTAGCACAAGATATCCTCGATAGAACCCGTAAAGTCACCCCCGCTTTTTTTGAAGACCTATTAATTGAGCTACTCGTCGCCATGGGTTATGGCGGAACAGGTGAAGGTGCAGCCCATGCACTAGGTAAAACCGGCGACAATGGTGTAGATGGGGTTATAGACCAAGATCCACTGGGTGTTGATCAAATATACATCCAAGCCAAACGTTATGCCAAAGGTAACAATGTGGGCGCTGGTGATATTCGTGACTTCTTTGGTGCATTAAATCTTAAAAAAGCGCAGAAAGGTATTTTTATTACTACTTCTGAGTTCACCGCATCAGCCATCGAGACAGCACAAAATTTAGGTACTCGCATTGTACTTATCAACGGCACTGAATTAGCGAAGCTCATGCTGCGATACAACATCGGCAGCCGTGACGAACAGGTATTGCACCTGAAAAAGATTGACGAAGAATTTTTTGAAGGCTGA
- a CDS encoding helix-turn-helix domain-containing protein, whose product MADDILTIQEVATYLKLNEKTAYRLASEGKLPGFKVGGSWRFKRVDLEQWIEEQKQK is encoded by the coding sequence ATGGCCGATGATATTTTGACCATTCAAGAGGTCGCTACGTACTTAAAGCTAAATGAAAAGACGGCATACCGTCTTGCAAGTGAAGGCAAATTACCCGGCTTTAAGGTGGGTGGTAGTTGGCGCTTTAAACGCGTAGATTTAGAGCAATGGATTGAAGAACAAAAACAAAAATAA